aattaataAAAGTTACACCGATATAGGGTTTAAAGTTTAGGGCCCCTagagcctaaaccctaatttaatccTTAAACCTTAGAAAACAAAGATGTAAACTTTAAATTAAACGAATTTAAAATTATGGGTGTaacttaatttaataatttttaacattttagggttcaccaatccccttttgggttttagaaataatttaaaatatttattattaatttaggttttaacaattttttacttgggtttaaaaatatttttttaaaaaaaatcatgtgTAAAACGCAAGATTGAAGTAGTATTTTGGGGCCAAATACACTACATGATGTAAATGATGTAGTGTTGGTACCAAAACACTACATCATGTAGTGTTTTGCacattaatttaaaaaaaaaagaatgaGCACACAACGTTACATGATGTAGCGTGTGTCATTGATTTTTTTAAAGATAAAATACAAAACTCTACATCGTGTAGCGTTTTGGGTTATTTTCCAAACGCTACCTGATGTAGCGTCTTGACATTTTGGGCCATAATTTTCATAAGTGACATTTTGGACCATTTTTAACCCCAAAGTGACATTTAATGCCAACACACGATTAAAGACATCTCAAAAacattaaaatttaaaatttaattggACTATGAATTGACAATAATAGTAAGATCAATTACTTACCAATATAATTGGCTTCGTCTGTCCCATTTGGTGACCAAGCAGCCCAAATTAAAGAACCCGGAGCTAGAATATCCGGCTTGAGAAGATCTGCTTCTTGAAAGCTATAATCTTTTATATTGGGTCCTCGACCTGAGAATAGTGCTACTTGTGGTGCTGATTTGTGGAGTATGGGCCTCAAGCCGTCTCCTATGCTTCCTACTGCTTTAAAACTCCTCACTCGTCCGGTCCAATCTCTTGCAGTAGAGATATTATAGTATTCTATAAGCTCCTAACAATTCCAAAGCAACCAAGTTTAGAAATAAAGATTCCAAAGCTTAGAGAAACTTATGTATAGAGGTTAGGAAACTTGTGAATTACAGAAGATCAGATGAATAGAAATGGATCAAGTTACCATTCTTAGAAAAATCCAAATTACATTGTTGTGACAATTATCAGGCAGGCATTTTGCAACTTGAAAACTTATTATTTAACAAAAATTCCAGATTTACCACGAAAGTAAAATATTGCCATTAAATTTATCCTAATTGCTATATCGCCTATCCTGTCTCTAACCACATGATATACCCTCATAAAATTGTAATGAGAATCTTAAAATCCATAAACTATCAATTTCAATCAAATAAAAATAGGTTGCGGCAGACAGATACAACAATAATTGAACCAAATGACCCAACAAGATGAGTCAATCTTGAAACTTTGGCTCTAGGCTTTATCCTTGACAGATTTCAGCTTTCAGTTATCATGTAACCAAGGGAGAAAAGGGATCGCGATATATACCATTGACTTGCTAACATCTGTGATGAGTATCCCTGGAAGACCAACAGGAACTGGTTCATACTTTGTTCCTGGGGAAGCATTTTCTACAGCAAGAACAAATCCAATTGCACCGAGACTCTTGGCCGTTTCCGAGACCTTCTTAATTGACGCGGTACCAACAACAAAATTGAAGGAATAACCGCAGAGAAGAATATTTCcctccaccatgttcttgtttaaCACCTCCGGCTTCTGACAATCTGAAGGGCTATACTTGACTACTGAAGAATCCAAGAGGACATCATTAGCTGCAACCAAGGTGAATGTTCTACCAGCATGAGTAGCAGCTGCACAACGTCATAACTCATGAGACATGTTCAGCAGAATAGGCCAGATAGTTCGAAAAAAACATGCACAACAAAATCCGGTAAAgaatgaaaaatgaagaagtGCATGGAGCAGATAAGAAGTAAATACAAGTTACTTCCCGGAAACTGGTTACAGAACTCTAAAAACTAACACAACCTTATCACCGTTGTTGATAAAGATAAAAGGTGCAATGAGGCGCAAGGGACCCGCCAGAGCTTGCACACAAAGCAAGCAGCGCTTAGTTGAAGAGAAGCACGCTAATTGTTAAGATAATTAACACGCATAAAACCAGATGGCAAATTGGACCTTATTCTAAACATTTATAATGCTTAGTCATACATGACTTGTAGCCATATAATTTGATTTAAGTTCTTAGTTGGACTTGGAATCAAAGGGTAAGCTTGTACTTGTTTTAGGTGTTGGTTAGGTCCAAACTTGGGTCAGTTCAACAACGATGTTTGATCGTGGACAAGAAACTAAAAGCGTGTATTTAAGTAGACGTGTAACTAAGCGTTCAGAGGAAAATGGAGCTTACAAATAAGAGTTCCGAAGGCAATGAAGCTTACAACAAGTACATTCCTTAAATAATTGTAATAGCTCTCGCAGTAAAATTAATAATCCAGAGCTAAAAGGTCAGGTACTGACTATTTTAATATGAAATACAGGACATCCTTGTAAAGATATTATAGTCATGTGAACAGCTAAACATGCGTGCTTTACCGAATTAGATGAGGTGTAGATACAATAAATTTATATTACACTTACGTGACAAGCATATTCCAGGAATCATCTTCTTGTTTCCCAGCGTCAGATGATTTTTATACCTACGATCATCTACTGCAGCAGCTACAGATGTTATCCATGGACTATAAGACAACACTGTTTTGGAAAAAGGGCCTCCATTCCCAGCTGCCTGAGCAACAAAAACTCCAGCCTTCACAGCTGAAAGAAGTACAGCATCAAAAGGGTTTAAGAAGGTGGTCTTTGTGGTAGCTGGAGGACCATTTGGGCCCACAGAGAGATTGAGTATGTCAACACCATCATGGACAGCCTATCAAAAGGTTTGAAGTAAGTATAGTATTAATCACTATAATAGGTTTAATACCACAAGGTATATAATAGACATTATCAATACACATATATGTGGCATACTTCCAAATCACTAACAAGCAACGGAAGGAAAAGTCTAATTGTTCTTCTTTTTCCATTGCCTTGATTAATGAGGTAATCAGATTGAGAAGGAACCTAGTAGAATAGTGCATGTAATCTCTGATGTCAAAAACTACAGGATATTATGATACCCACGAAATTCAATCATATTACAAGACCCTATTTTGACACTCTCAAAGCAACTCGATCAATCTTGGACCTTAAGTaactaaaatatttaactatCATGCCCATGTATCAGGAAAGGGTGGAAAAACTGCAATTGTGCAGGTATCAGGTGCAAGCTTAAAAAAGTTCCTTAACAGAACCAGGGGCATATCTATAGTGGGGAGAAATTTGGGAATTTGCCCCAGCGGAATGTTATATACTGTATACATTTTTAATAGTTTATGGACAAACATTAGTCTTTGCCTTCAAGATTAGGCCTTAGGGTGTATGGGTTTCAACTCCCGGGTGTGAGTTCGAATCCAACCAGGAGTGTTTTTTTGGTGTATTCTCAGTAAAAATATGTATATTCAACCTTAAACTGCTACTAAAAATCGTTTGTAGCTTAATAGACAAGGCATTTGACATAATCTGATAAGTGCTCATCGAGTTCGACTCCCCATATGTTTCCCCCGCTAGTTATAATGCCCAATACAATCCCTAAATGGAACTAGAGTTGTACTGTGAAACATAGTAGGAAGCACTTGTTTCCTAAATGTATACATCCTGAAGCACAAATATTTTCCTCCATTTCACTCTTTTATGCTTCATCTGAAAGATTAGAGGATAGCCTCGTGGTATTCCCCTGAGAAACCATTGGTTCGAATCCTGAAGCGGTCACATACATTCCTTTCCTTTCTTATGATTCATTTACAAATATTCCAAACCATGCAAATGTGAAATTCAATACAGTTCTCTTGTGCAATTGATTTGCTTATATATATGCCACATGTGGAAACACATTTTTTCAATATACAATTAACCTGTTTTCATGCTAACTGGAACCAAAATTTGTTAAAAAGTCTCATCTATCAAAATTATTACAACATATTAGCATAGATAATTCGTGGCAACTAGATCTCATTCTCAAGTCCAAATATTAAGCAGAATGAAAATATGTAGTTTTATATTTTAACAGTAGAATAGCATAAAAGTAAATTATATATTCTCATTCTAAAGATACATACATGGATGGGAATATATGATGAACGAATTACCAACTTAACCATTAGGGTGATTAAATGTAACCAGCTACAGAGAGATGAACTGGAATATCATAGCAGGTTGATATTTTCCCTAGAACATCTACCAACTTTAATGAATGTAGGGACTGATAAGGAACAGACAGAGTGAAAATTGTAGTTGAGTGGTTATGATGATACGATGAAGAAAGGACGGATTTAATAAATGTTATATTTATAGAAACAACTTATGAAGTGAGCAAAGTTGGCTTCACACGTAATGACTCAAGAAAGTGATGTCATATTTAAAGGATAAACCAGCAAGTGAATTCAAAGTCAAGCGTCACACATATTTCGACCATCAGGGTAGCATATTGGCATACCTGGTCAATGGCAGCTACTACATCTGAAACAAACCCTCCAAAAAGCCGGTAAAGTGCCTTGTACACAGCAATCCTGCATAGAGACAAAGAAATTATTCAGTGTTGTGATGCTCAACAATCAAAAAGATAACACATGTCAATAGGGTAAAGGCGTTCAAAACTAACCTGGCACGAGGAGCCATCCCACTTGCTTTGCCAACTTCATAGCCATGCAATCTTACTGGAATCCCGTTATTTCCGGCAGCAATAGCAGCAGTGTGACTTTTATGCATAAATTCACGTATTAGAAAACAGAGAAGAGGGGCAAAGACAAATTTGATTTGCAATAGGCTCACATCATTGAAACAAACTAAAAAATACTAAGCACTTTCTCTGTGGTTGCTTCAGGTAATGTAAGAATACGATCACTAACCTTCCATGTCCATCTCCGTCCAATGGAGAAGCAAAATCAACTGTTGGATTGAATACGCCAGCTGCTATTGCAGCTTTTGCAAAATGTTGGGCTCCAATGATTTTCCCATTACAGAACTCCTTTTTTGTATTTGGATCAACTTCACATTTTCCTCTGTACTTTGGTAGAGGGCCGAAGGGCTCAGTATTGTGACTTCCAAAACTTGGATGGCGCTGGAAGATTCCGGAATCCACAAATCCTATCACAATGTCCTCTCCCGCCTTATCAAAACCACCCCCAGTAGGCCATACTCCAGTTGGAAGCCCCAAAAATTGAGGGGTGTGTGTGGTTAGTCTTCTGACCTTCCAATCTTGGTGAACAGACTTCACACCAGGGGCATGTCTAAGGGCTTCTGCCTACTATGCAAGAGGGAAAATGATTTCTTAGGTTATCGGTCGTAAACAGGTATTACTCACTACTTTCCTATATAAGAGTCACTACTTAAAAAATTAAAGTATCTGATTAATAActcatttttaattaaaaattagaatcaacatataaaaaattatttgtCTAGTTATGCTTATACATCCCTATAGGTGCAAGTCAAAGAGGCACTTTTCTTGGAATAGGAAATAGTAAGAAATAAGTACAGCCTGTGTCACCTGTTCAGGAGAAATATTCACTGAAAACCCATTAATCAGGTGTTGATAACTGTAGAGCTTTTGGTAAGTCCCGTGGTCAAACAGTGTTCCAAGAAGCATATCATGTTTCTGCTCAAGGTGGTGCCGGTAGGAAGTAACTAAGTCGctgaaagaaaacaaaataaGTATATAGGAAAAGAGGGATCAAGAAAGTTCTAAATCATGCAGTTGATTTTGTCGTAGAGGAGCACATGATTAAGTTTTAAAAGGGTAAAAGGGTCTAACTTATCCAGTTAACTTTTTCTTCATTAGTGTGTTGAATTATATAATAGAATTCAACATAGTGACCATATTATCGAAAAGGAACCCAAGTAACCTGTAGGTAGGACAGATAGATGGTGCAGAGTATTTAAGTGTAGAATTAATAAAGAGTAAATTTGGCACAAAATATGAAGTTAAGCTTTATTCGAGAAAAAATAATCAAGTAAAAGAAGCATTATTTACCTAGTCACATCAAGCTCCTCATCTGATTCAACAGCTGTGGCTGCAAAACCTTCAACCCCGCCCGCATAACTTACTACAGGTTCTCCTTCCACAGTTACTATGTATATCTCTCCCTTTGCTACAATTAGAAGAGCAGATACCATATAAACCACCAAAGTGATCTGTGCCTCCCCCATTTAACTGCAAATTTATATGAAGCTTCTTTATCAGTCAAGTTTAGGATAAAAAACATCTAAACAATATAACTGACAGAGACTGAGAGAGTAATTGCAGATTTAATTACTCCATCCCACAGTTAGGCACTAatagagagagagggggggagggaggagagagagagagagagagagggagggagagagagagggggggagagagggagagagagagagggagagagagagagagagagagagagagagctaaCCCTAAAAATGCACAAATCCAGCAGCTGAGGAGAGAGAAAAATAGAAATTGTATGTATCTGTAAATGTGTGAGTCCACACATCAAAGGGGATGAGAAGAGGTGAGTGCAGAAACTTCAAAGGGAGGTTGGGTTCATGCTAGCATCTACAAATATAGTTCACATCAAAGGGGAGGAGGAGAGGTGAGTGCAGAAACTTTAAAGGGGGGTTGGGTTCATGCTAGCATCTACAAATATAGTTTTATCTGATCTTAGCTGAAATCTTCTTACtcggggagagagagagagagagagaattaaATAAAAAACAAGTTAAGGAGATAGAATTCAGTTAATTACAAGTATCCAAAGTAATGTAATTGAAACACATACCACATACATAAAGCAAGCAAGCAAGGAATATATAAAATCCTGGGAcaagtgtgtatgtgtgtgtagcTATAGAAGAAGAGGGGCGGAGGAATATAATGATCGATTACTCACATTGATGGATCTAGTAACAAGGAAAGGAATCCAAGGGGACGAAATCAAGGAGTGAAATGAATCCTGAGCACACCTACATTATATGTAAATCCagtttatattatatatatttgaatGAATGAATACTACTATAGTTT
The sequence above is drawn from the Apium graveolens cultivar Ventura chromosome 2, ASM990537v1, whole genome shotgun sequence genome and encodes:
- the LOC141706727 gene encoding subtilisin-like protease SBT2.5, which produces MGEAQITLVVYMVSALLIVAKGEIYIVTVEGEPVVSYAGGVEGFAATAVESDEELDVTSDLVTSYRHHLEQKHDMLLGTLFDHGTYQKLYSYQHLINGFSVNISPEQAEALRHAPGVKSVHQDWKVRRLTTHTPQFLGLPTGVWPTGGGFDKAGEDIVIGFVDSGIFQRHPSFGSHNTEPFGPLPKYRGKCEVDPNTKKEFCNGKIIGAQHFAKAAIAAGVFNPTVDFASPLDGDGHGSHTAAIAAGNNGIPVRLHGYEVGKASGMAPRARIAVYKALYRLFGGFVSDVVAAIDQAVHDGVDILNLSVGPNGPPATTKTTFLNPFDAVLLSAVKAGVFVAQAAGNGGPFSKTVLSYSPWITSVAAAVDDRRYKNHLTLGNKKMIPGICLSPATHAGRTFTLVAANDVLLDSSVVKYSPSDCQKPEVLNKNMVEGNILLCGYSFNFVVGTASIKKVSETAKSLGAIGFVLAVENASPGTKYEPVPVGLPGILITDVSKSMELIEYYNISTARDWTGRVRSFKAVGSIGDGLRPILHKSAPQVALFSGRGPNIKDYSFQEADLLKPDILAPGSLIWAAWSPNGTDEANYIGAGFAMISGTSMAAPHIAGIAALVKQKHFHWSPAAIKSALMTTSTTLDRAMRPLQAQQYSGSETVSLVPATPFDYGSGHVNPRAALDPGLIFDAGYQDYLGFLCTTPGIDSHEIRNYTNSACNYTLGHPSNLNSPSIAISHLVKTRTVTRTVTNVAEKETYVITARMAPAIAIHTNPSAMTLRPGASGKFSVTLTVRSVTGAYSFGEVVLKGSRGHMVRIPVVAMGYNR